The following are encoded together in the Pseudomonas sediminis genome:
- a CDS encoding AEC family transporter, with amino-acid sequence MLAVLSITAPIFILIGLGFVSVRGGLVNREQLRGMGTFVITFALPALVFNALAKRPLSEVLNVPYMGAYALGSLAIFAIGFAVAFWLRRQGVSRSAIMALGVSVSNSGFIGYPIALTVLGEQAAVALALGMLVENLLMIPLALMLAESGQQQAQSKWAVLGETLKRLLKHPIIVGISLGLAVSLLGIDLPTLLSRPIDMLASASAPVALFVIGGTLYGMKANGVWREVAQISLAKLLLHPLAVFTALMLMPGIEPHMLVAGVLFASAPMLSIYPIMGQRFGLEERCAAALVGATVLAFFTISALIGFIEFRGLLA; translated from the coding sequence GTGTTAGCCGTACTCAGCATTACCGCACCGATTTTCATCCTGATCGGTCTGGGTTTCGTGTCGGTACGTGGTGGTCTGGTCAACCGCGAACAACTGCGCGGCATGGGCACCTTCGTCATCACCTTCGCCTTGCCCGCCCTGGTGTTCAACGCCCTGGCCAAGCGGCCGCTGAGTGAGGTGCTCAACGTGCCGTACATGGGCGCCTATGCCCTGGGCTCGCTGGCGATCTTCGCCATCGGTTTTGCCGTGGCCTTCTGGTTGCGCCGGCAGGGCGTGTCGCGCAGCGCGATCATGGCCCTGGGCGTGTCGGTGTCCAACAGCGGTTTCATCGGCTACCCGATCGCGCTCACGGTGCTGGGCGAGCAGGCTGCCGTGGCGCTGGCCCTGGGCATGCTGGTGGAGAACCTGCTGATGATCCCCCTGGCGCTGATGCTTGCCGAGAGCGGACAGCAGCAGGCGCAGTCGAAGTGGGCGGTGCTGGGTGAAACCCTCAAGCGCCTGCTGAAGCACCCGATCATCGTCGGTATCAGTCTGGGCCTGGCGGTCTCGTTGCTGGGGATCGACCTGCCGACCCTGCTGAGTCGCCCCATCGACATGCTGGCCAGTGCCTCGGCGCCGGTGGCGCTGTTCGTGATCGGCGGCACCCTGTACGGCATGAAGGCCAATGGCGTGTGGCGCGAGGTGGCGCAAATCAGCCTGGCCAAGCTGCTGTTGCACCCGCTGGCGGTGTTCACCGCACTGATGCTGATGCCGGGCATCGAGCCGCACATGCTGGTGGCCGGGGTGCTGTTCGCCAGCGCGCCGATGCTGAGCATCTACCCGATCATGGGGCAGCGCTTCGGCCTCGAGGAGCGTTGTGCGGCGGCGCTGGTCGGGGCGACCGTGCTGGCGTTCTTCACTATCAGTGCGCTGATCGGCTTCATCGAGTTCCGCGGGCTGCTCGCGTAA
- the zapE gene encoding cell division protein ZapE: protein MTPAEAVRRHFDRELAARGFRADPAQQRAIAQLADWLGAQLAPKRRWRRPAAGIYLWGGVGRGKSFVMDCLFAAAPLANKRRVHVHGFLQELQQRLNAYSGQPEPLARVATDLAGEARLLCFDEFHVHDIGDAILLGRLLECLLREGVALVFTSNFAPAGLCPNPLYHARFRPFIALLQRHCQVLELDAGEDYRQRTRHDWGRFIQAPAERADSLLCRALQIVAGEGGELQLNRRSFALRGRSGHGIWLDFSALFEVPSSTADYLWLCEHLACVAVSNVPPLHRLSLDVQQRVINFIDVAYDSGVVLLLASESSLEQVCADIGASDFSRTRSRLQQLSSSVENCVAC, encoded by the coding sequence GTGACGCCCGCCGAGGCGGTGCGCCGTCACTTCGACCGCGAGCTGGCGGCCCGGGGCTTTCGCGCCGACCCCGCCCAGCAGCGGGCCATCGCCCAACTCGCCGACTGGCTGGGCGCGCAGCTGGCGCCCAAGCGGCGCTGGCGGCGTCCGGCTGCGGGTATTTACCTGTGGGGCGGTGTCGGGCGCGGCAAGAGCTTCGTCATGGATTGCCTGTTCGCCGCCGCGCCCCTGGCGAACAAGCGCCGGGTACATGTGCACGGTTTTCTCCAGGAGCTGCAACAGCGCCTGAACGCTTACAGCGGCCAGCCCGAGCCGCTGGCCCGGGTCGCCACTGACCTGGCCGGGGAGGCGCGTCTGCTGTGCTTCGATGAATTCCATGTGCACGACATCGGCGACGCCATTCTCCTCGGGCGTCTGCTCGAATGCCTGCTGCGTGAAGGCGTGGCGTTGGTGTTCACGTCCAATTTCGCGCCGGCCGGGCTGTGCCCGAACCCGCTCTATCATGCACGCTTCAGGCCGTTCATCGCGTTGCTGCAGCGCCATTGTCAGGTGCTTGAACTGGACGCCGGCGAAGACTATCGCCAGCGCACCCGCCACGATTGGGGGCGCTTCATCCAGGCGCCTGCCGAGCGGGCCGACAGCCTGTTGTGCCGCGCCTTGCAGATCGTGGCGGGCGAGGGCGGCGAGCTGCAACTGAACCGCCGCTCGTTCGCCCTGCGGGGGCGAAGCGGGCATGGGATCTGGCTGGATTTTTCTGCGCTGTTCGAGGTGCCGTCATCGACCGCGGATTACCTGTGGTTGTGCGAACATCTCGCTTGCGTCGCCGTCAGTAACGTTCCGCCGCTGCATCGGCTGTCACTGGATGTGCAGCAGCGGGTGATCAACTTCATCGATGTTGCCTACGACAGTGGGGTGGTCCTGCTGCTCGCCAGCGAGTCGAGCCTGGAGCAGGTGTGCGCCGATATCGGCGCCAGCGATTTCAGCCGCACCCGCAGCCGTTTACAGCAACTGTCCAGCTCTGTGGAGAACTGCGTCGCGTGTTAG
- the pcaG gene encoding protocatechuate 3,4-dioxygenase subunit alpha, with protein MPVELLPETPSQTAGPYVHIGLALAAAGNPTRAQEIWNQMAGPDAPGEHIVLVGHVYDGNGHLVRDAFLELWQADHQGHYDEDYDQSKAFNGFGRTATTFDAGSEWFAYTVKPGVVKNAAGVPMAPHVNVALFARGINIHLNTRLYFEDEAEANAKDPVLNLIEQPQRRETLIAKRCEVEGKPAYRFDIRIQGDGETVFFDF; from the coding sequence ATGCCTGTTGAACTACTGCCGGAAACCCCTTCGCAGACCGCTGGCCCCTACGTACACATCGGCCTGGCTCTGGCCGCCGCCGGCAACCCGACCCGCGCGCAGGAAATCTGGAACCAGATGGCGGGGCCCGACGCGCCCGGCGAGCACATCGTGCTGGTTGGCCACGTCTATGACGGCAACGGCCACCTGGTGCGCGACGCCTTCCTCGAACTCTGGCAGGCCGACCACCAGGGCCACTACGACGAGGATTACGACCAGTCCAAAGCGTTCAACGGTTTCGGTCGTACCGCCACCACCTTCGATGCCGGCAGCGAATGGTTCGCCTACACGGTCAAACCGGGTGTAGTGAAAAACGCCGCCGGCGTGCCGATGGCGCCGCACGTCAACGTCGCGCTGTTCGCTCGGGGCATCAACATCCACCTCAATACTCGCCTGTATTTCGAGGATGAGGCCGAGGCCAACGCCAAGGACCCGGTGCTGAACCTGATCGAGCAGCCGCAGCGCCGCGAGACGCTGATCGCCAAACGCTGCGAAGTCGAGGGCAAGCCGGCCTACCGTTTCGATATCCGTATCCAGGGGGACGGCGAGACAGTGTTCTTTGACTTCTGA
- the pcaH gene encoding protocatechuate 3,4-dioxygenase subunit beta, which translates to MPAEDNRRFVIRDRNWHPKALTPDYKTSIARSPRQALVSIPQSVSETSGPDFSHLKFAEHDNDLLLNFNNGGLPIGERIIVSGRVMDQYGKPIPHTLVEMWQANAGGRYRHKNDRYLAPLDPNFGGVGRALTDSEGRYSFRTIKPGPYPWRNGPNDWRPAHIHFSISGPSIATRLITQLYFEGDPLIPLCPIVKSIANPDAVQTLIARLDMGAANPMDCLAYRFDIVLRGQRQTHFENK; encoded by the coding sequence ATGCCTGCCGAGGACAATCGCCGTTTCGTCATTCGTGACCGCAACTGGCACCCCAAAGCCCTGACGCCCGATTACAAGACCTCCATCGCCCGTTCGCCGCGCCAGGCGCTGGTGAGCATCCCGCAGTCGGTTTCCGAAACCAGCGGCCCGGATTTCTCGCACCTGAAGTTCGCCGAGCATGACAACGATCTGCTGCTCAACTTCAACAATGGCGGCCTGCCCATCGGCGAGCGCATCATCGTTTCCGGGCGGGTGATGGATCAGTACGGCAAGCCGATCCCGCATACCCTGGTGGAAATGTGGCAAGCCAACGCCGGTGGCCGCTACCGGCACAAGAACGACCGCTACCTGGCACCGCTCGACCCCAACTTCGGCGGTGTTGGCCGCGCGCTGACCGACAGCGAAGGCCGCTACAGCTTCCGCACCATCAAGCCCGGCCCCTATCCGTGGCGCAATGGACCGAACGACTGGCGCCCGGCGCACATTCACTTCTCCATCAGTGGCCCGTCGATTGCCACGCGGCTGATCACCCAGCTGTATTTCGAGGGCGATCCGCTGATCCCGCTGTGCCCCATCGTCAAATCCATCGCCAACCCGGACGCGGTGCAGACGCTGATCGCCAGGCTGGACATGGGTGCGGCCAATCCGATGGATTGCCTGGCCTATCGCTTCGACATCGTGCTGCGCGGCCAGCGCCAAACCCATTTCGAGAATAAATAA
- the pcaQ gene encoding pca operon transcription factor PcaQ, giving the protein MNIDTRIKFRHLLCFLEIARQRSFAKAADALAVSQPAISKTLKELEEILEASLFERGKSGVSLTAAGVAFMRYAGPCVQALRDGVNSLREGEHEAGQVRVGVLSTVESLLIPEVVRRLHQRHSALVVSVATGPGAYLLGQLRVGELDLVVGRMTDSPDIQGLTFEHLYSESMSLVVRPGHPLLAAGAAALGHLGDYPLVLPTAGTTIRKHADSLFVQCGVTPSRQRLETLSPALSRRYVLSGDALWVAPQDAVCLDVQRGELVELQLGVQEPGGSVGICRNSALALPLAAEQFCAALREVAEAYREGLFS; this is encoded by the coding sequence ATGAACATCGACACCCGTATCAAATTCCGTCACCTGCTGTGCTTTCTCGAGATCGCCCGCCAGCGCAGTTTCGCCAAGGCGGCCGATGCCCTGGCGGTCAGCCAGCCAGCGATTTCCAAGACGCTCAAGGAGCTGGAGGAAATCCTCGAGGCCAGTCTGTTCGAGCGGGGCAAGAGCGGGGTGAGTCTGACCGCTGCCGGTGTCGCCTTCATGCGTTACGCCGGCCCGTGCGTGCAGGCGCTGCGCGATGGGGTGAACAGTCTTCGCGAAGGTGAGCACGAGGCCGGCCAGGTGCGCGTCGGCGTGCTGTCTACCGTAGAGAGCCTGCTGATTCCCGAGGTGGTGCGGCGCCTGCATCAGCGTCACTCGGCGCTGGTGGTCAGTGTTGCTACCGGGCCGGGCGCCTACCTGCTCGGTCAGTTGCGCGTCGGCGAGCTGGACCTGGTGGTCGGTCGCATGACCGACAGCCCGGACATCCAGGGCCTGACCTTCGAGCACCTGTACAGCGAATCGATGAGCCTGGTGGTGCGCCCCGGTCACCCGCTGCTGGCCGCCGGCGCCGCCGCGCTGGGACACCTTGGCGATTACCCGCTGGTGCTGCCGACGGCCGGTACCACCATCCGCAAGCACGCCGACAGCCTGTTCGTACAGTGCGGGGTGACGCCCTCGCGGCAGCGCCTGGAGACCCTGTCGCCGGCGCTGAGTCGGCGCTACGTGCTGTCCGGCGATGCGCTGTGGGTGGCGCCGCAGGACGCGGTGTGCCTGGACGTGCAGCGCGGCGAGCTGGTCGAGCTGCAGCTGGGTGTGCAGGAACCGGGCGGCTCGGTGGGCATCTGCCGCAACAGCGCGCTGGCCCTGCCGCTGGCCGCCGAGCAGTTCTGCGCGGCGCTGCGTGAGGTGGCCGAAGCCTACCGCGAAGGGCTTTTTTCATAA
- a CDS encoding sulfite exporter TauE/SafE family protein, which translates to MSLFDILLLALAGFAAGGMNALAGGGTFFSFPALLAAGLPPVTANATNAVALWPASLAGAWAARASLRPLGRYLLPLLLAGLAGGLLGGLLLLAGGDDVFRVLIPWLLLAATALFAASPWLGRWLAERRKNKASAHPPHTPLSLGAHISVSIYGGYFGAGMGILQLAAFSIEGHPLARANALKNLISAVIYSIATLTFVIAGRVSWYELAILLTGATIGGYAGGALGEKLPPALLRGFVILVGSTMTLYYFWSTYFSA; encoded by the coding sequence ATGTCCCTGTTCGATATACTGCTGCTGGCCCTCGCCGGTTTCGCCGCTGGGGGCATGAACGCCCTGGCTGGCGGCGGCACCTTCTTTTCCTTCCCCGCCCTGCTCGCCGCCGGCCTGCCACCGGTAACGGCCAATGCCACCAACGCCGTGGCCCTGTGGCCGGCCAGCCTGGCTGGTGCCTGGGCAGCGCGCGCCTCATTGCGCCCGCTGGGGCGTTATCTGCTTCCATTGCTGTTGGCCGGTCTGGCCGGCGGCCTGCTCGGCGGCCTGTTGCTGCTGGCCGGAGGCGACGATGTGTTCCGCGTGTTGATCCCGTGGCTGTTGTTGGCCGCTACTGCACTGTTTGCTGCCAGCCCATGGCTGGGACGCTGGCTGGCCGAGCGGCGCAAGAACAAGGCATCCGCACACCCACCGCATACGCCACTGTCGCTGGGCGCGCATATCAGCGTGTCGATCTATGGCGGCTACTTCGGCGCCGGCATGGGCATTCTGCAGCTCGCCGCGTTTTCCATCGAAGGCCACCCGCTGGCACGCGCCAACGCGCTGAAGAACCTGATCTCGGCGGTGATCTACAGCATCGCCACACTGACCTTCGTCATCGCCGGCCGGGTCAGCTGGTATGAGCTTGCCATCCTGCTTACCGGCGCTACGATCGGCGGTTATGCTGGCGGCGCACTGGGCGAGAAACTACCGCCGGCACTGTTGCGTGGCTTCGTCATTCTGGTCGGCAGCACGATGACGCTGTACTACTTCTGGAGCACCTACTTCTCGGCGTAA
- a CDS encoding exodeoxyribonuclease VII small subunit, with protein MARKKAAPDFEHSLAELQTLVERLESGELSLEDSLTAFEQGIGLTRECQAALAQAEQKVQILLERDGELQAAPFDTEESA; from the coding sequence ATGGCCCGCAAGAAAGCCGCTCCCGACTTCGAACACTCCCTCGCCGAGTTGCAGACGCTGGTCGAGCGCCTGGAGAGCGGCGAGCTGTCGCTGGAAGACTCCCTGACTGCCTTCGAGCAGGGCATCGGCCTGACCCGCGAATGCCAGGCCGCCCTGGCCCAGGCCGAGCAGAAAGTGCAGATTCTGCTGGAGCGCGACGGTGAGTTGCAGGCAGCGCCCTTCGACACGGAAGAATCCGCATGA
- the ispA gene encoding (2E,6E)-farnesyl diphosphate synthase, which yields MIAAYQKRCQTRVDTALEQLFQAPRKELERLYQAMRYSVMNGGKRVRPLLVYAACETLEGDLERADGAACAVELIHAYSLVHDDLPAMDDDDLRRGQPTTHKAFDEASAILAGDALQSLAFGVLADRRRNPQDAETRLQMIELLSQAAGPAGMVGGQAIDLGSVGLQLDQQALEVMHRHKTGALIEASVALGALASGSTDELALKALLQYARAIGLAFQVQDDILDVESDTATLGKTQGKDEAHDKPTYPALLGLDAAKDYALELRDQALHVLRPFGNSAEPLRELARYIVERRS from the coding sequence ATGATTGCGGCGTACCAGAAGCGCTGCCAGACCCGCGTCGATACCGCCCTGGAACAGCTGTTCCAAGCACCGCGCAAAGAACTCGAACGGCTCTACCAAGCCATGCGCTACAGCGTCATGAATGGCGGCAAGCGCGTCCGCCCGCTGCTGGTCTACGCCGCCTGCGAAACCCTCGAAGGCGATCTCGAACGTGCCGACGGTGCGGCCTGCGCGGTAGAACTGATCCATGCCTATTCGCTGGTGCATGACGACCTGCCGGCGATGGACGACGACGACCTGCGCCGTGGCCAGCCGACCACGCACAAGGCCTTCGACGAAGCCAGTGCAATCCTTGCCGGCGACGCTCTGCAAAGCCTGGCCTTCGGCGTACTCGCCGACCGCCGACGCAACCCGCAGGATGCCGAGACGCGCCTGCAGATGATCGAACTGTTGAGCCAGGCTGCAGGCCCGGCCGGCATGGTCGGCGGTCAGGCCATCGACCTTGGCTCGGTCGGCCTGCAACTCGACCAGCAGGCGCTGGAAGTGATGCACCGACACAAGACCGGCGCGCTGATCGAAGCCAGCGTGGCGCTCGGCGCCCTGGCCAGTGGCAGCACCGACGAACTGGCACTCAAGGCCCTGCTGCAATACGCCCGCGCCATCGGCCTGGCCTTTCAGGTGCAGGACGACATCCTCGACGTGGAGAGCGATACCGCCACCCTGGGCAAGACCCAGGGCAAGGACGAAGCCCACGACAAGCCCACCTACCCCGCCCTGCTCGGCCTCGACGCCGCGAAGGACTACGCCCTGGAACTGCGCGACCAGGCCCTGCACGTGCTGCGCCCGTTCGGCAACAGCGCCGAACCGCTGCGCGAGCTGGCACGTTACATCGTCGAGCGGCGCAGCTAG